The proteins below are encoded in one region of Neisseria bacilliformis:
- the rplM gene encoding 50S ribosomal protein L13: MKTFSAKPHEVKREWFVIDAQDKVLGRVAAEVASRLRGKHKPEYTPHVDTGDYIIVINADKLRVTGDKFEGKKYYRHSGFPGGIYERTFRQMQEKFPGRALEKAVKGMLPKGPLGYAMIKKLKVYAGAEHTHAAQQPKVLELK, from the coding sequence ATGAAAACCTTTTCAGCCAAACCGCACGAGGTGAAGCGCGAATGGTTCGTTATCGACGCGCAGGACAAAGTCCTCGGTCGCGTAGCAGCCGAAGTCGCCAGCCGCCTGCGCGGCAAACACAAGCCCGAATACACCCCGCATGTTGACACCGGCGACTACATCATCGTCATCAACGCCGACAAACTGCGTGTAACCGGCGACAAATTCGAAGGCAAAAAATACTACCGCCACTCCGGCTTCCCCGGCGGCATCTACGAGCGCACCTTCCGCCAGATGCAGGAAAAATTCCCCGGCCGCGCATTGGAAAAAGCCGTGAAAGGCATGCTGCCCAAAGGCCCCCTGGGTTACGCCATGATCAAAAAACTGAAAGTGTATGCAGGTGCGGAACACACCCATGCCGCACAACAGCCCAAAGTTTTGGAATTGAAATAA
- the pta gene encoding phosphate acetyltransferase → MANIFIFPVCPHADTAAAAANIAAQLPDAAVFDAAQYAAEGAELAAAGKADDWFDLLIGRAAALGKQNLVVRGITPNDEYLFLSRQNNELAGAFNARVVFAVSSGHATAGRVQMAKASFAGRAVEFGGVIGAPEDVAAAAGLAFLGSIGQPQNTAALAAPQSVRLSPAQFRFNMMEAARKAGKRIVLPEGAEPRTVQAAAICHEKGLARCVLLAPRQEVEAVAKDLGVSLPESLEILNPAELVEQYVAPMCELRKSKGLTPEDARKQLQDTVVLGTMMMAQNDADGLVSGAVHTTANTIRPALQLIKTAPGASIVSSVFFMLLPGQVLVYGDCAVNPNPTPEQLAEIAIQSAESAQAFGIEPRVAMISYSTGTSGAGPDVDAVAQATAIAKEKRPDLAIDGPLQYDAASVPDVAKSKAPGSPVAGRATVFVFPDLNTGNCTYKAVQRNANVLSVGPMLQGLRKPVNDLSRGALVEDIVYTIALTAIQAAQSAK, encoded by the coding sequence ATGGCCAACATCTTCATCTTCCCCGTCTGCCCGCACGCCGACACCGCAGCGGCCGCCGCCAACATCGCCGCGCAGCTTCCCGACGCCGCCGTTTTCGACGCCGCGCAATACGCCGCCGAAGGCGCAGAGCTTGCCGCCGCAGGCAAGGCCGACGACTGGTTCGACCTGCTCATCGGCCGCGCCGCCGCGCTGGGCAAACAAAATCTGGTGGTACGCGGCATCACGCCTAACGACGAATACCTGTTTTTAAGCCGCCAAAACAACGAACTGGCCGGCGCGTTCAACGCCCGCGTCGTGTTTGCCGTGAGCAGCGGCCACGCCACCGCCGGGCGCGTGCAGATGGCCAAAGCCTCGTTTGCCGGACGCGCCGTCGAATTCGGCGGCGTCATCGGCGCGCCCGAAGATGTGGCCGCAGCCGCCGGACTGGCCTTCCTCGGCAGCATCGGACAGCCGCAAAACACCGCCGCCCTTGCCGCGCCGCAGAGCGTGCGCCTCTCGCCCGCCCAGTTCCGCTTCAACATGATGGAAGCCGCCCGCAAGGCCGGCAAACGCATTGTCCTGCCCGAAGGCGCGGAACCGCGTACCGTGCAGGCCGCCGCCATCTGCCACGAAAAAGGTCTTGCCCGCTGCGTGCTGCTCGCCCCGCGCCAAGAAGTTGAAGCCGTGGCCAAAGATTTGGGCGTCAGCCTGCCCGAGTCGCTGGAAATCCTCAACCCCGCCGAGCTGGTCGAACAATACGTCGCCCCCATGTGCGAGTTGCGCAAATCCAAAGGCTTAACGCCCGAAGACGCGCGCAAACAGCTGCAAGACACCGTTGTTCTCGGCACCATGATGATGGCGCAAAACGACGCGGACGGCCTCGTTTCCGGCGCGGTGCACACCACCGCCAACACCATCCGCCCCGCCTTGCAGCTCATCAAAACCGCCCCCGGCGCGAGCATCGTGTCCAGCGTGTTCTTCATGCTGCTGCCCGGACAAGTGCTGGTGTACGGCGACTGCGCGGTCAACCCCAACCCCACGCCCGAGCAGCTGGCCGAAATCGCCATCCAGTCGGCCGAGTCCGCCCAAGCCTTCGGCATCGAGCCGCGCGTGGCGATGATTTCCTACTCCACCGGCACATCCGGCGCGGGTCCCGACGTGGACGCCGTCGCCCAAGCCACCGCCATCGCCAAGGAAAAACGCCCCGACCTGGCCATCGACGGCCCGCTGCAATACGACGCCGCCTCCGTGCCCGACGTGGCCAAATCCAAAGCCCCCGGCAGCCCCGTGGCAGGCCGCGCCACCGTGTTCGTCTTCCCCGACCTGAACACCGGCAACTGCACCTACAAAGCCGTGCAGCGCAACGCCAACGTATTGAGCGTCGGCCCCATGCTGCAAGGCCTGCGCAAACCGGTGAACGACCTCTCGCGCGGCGCGCTGGTGGAAGACATCGTCTACACCATCGCCCTCACCGCCATCCAGGCCGCGCAAAGCGCGAAATAA
- a CDS encoding cell division protein ZapA: protein MSRTEQIPVSVMGRTFSIGTPESEKDILMQAVALLNQKTEAVKSGGRIVETDKILIVAALNAIHDLLKISIQDGLAIGDFERRISDMVQACDKALAKVP from the coding sequence ATGAGCCGCACCGAACAAATCCCCGTCAGCGTCATGGGGCGCACATTCAGCATCGGCACTCCCGAAAGCGAAAAAGACATCCTCATGCAGGCCGTCGCCCTGCTCAACCAGAAAACCGAAGCCGTCAAAAGCGGCGGGCGCATCGTCGAAACCGACAAAATCCTCATCGTCGCCGCCCTCAACGCCATCCACGACCTCTTGAAAATATCCATACAGGACGGTTTGGCAATCGGCGATTTTGAGCGTAGAATAAGCGACATGGTTCAAGCCTGCGACAAAGCACTCGCCAAAGTGCCCTGA
- a CDS encoding FxsA family protein has translation MRYFGIGFLVFGALEILSLVQVGARIGAFGTLALIILSAMAGSFMLRRFGLSGVLLAAAAVRGGGQVSAYQLLWPVRYAVAALLLISPGFFSTLLAVLLMLPFKGGRPVETAGTDGGAASFGGFSQTRPQEDDIIEGDFYTVDGKQQRPSENGAPRRIEDHRGR, from the coding sequence ATGCGCTATTTCGGTATCGGTTTTCTCGTTTTCGGCGCGCTCGAAATCCTCTCCCTCGTCCAAGTGGGCGCGCGCATCGGCGCGTTCGGCACGCTCGCCCTCATCATCCTCAGCGCGATGGCCGGCTCCTTCATGCTGCGCCGCTTCGGCCTTTCCGGCGTGCTCTTGGCCGCTGCGGCCGTGCGCGGCGGCGGACAGGTTTCCGCCTACCAGCTTTTATGGCCGGTGCGCTACGCCGTCGCCGCCCTGCTGCTCATCAGCCCGGGCTTCTTCTCCACCCTGCTGGCCGTGCTGCTGATGCTGCCCTTCAAAGGCGGCCGCCCCGTGGAAACCGCCGGCACGGACGGCGGCGCGGCATCGTTCGGCGGCTTTTCCCAAACGCGGCCGCAGGAGGACGACATCATCGAAGGCGATTTTTACACCGTGGACGGCAAACAGCAGAGGCCGTCTGAAAACGGTGCGCCCCGCCGCATCGAAGACCATCGCGGACGCTGA
- the glmU gene encoding bifunctional UDP-N-acetylglucosamine diphosphorylase/glucosamine-1-phosphate N-acetyltransferase GlmU, with product MHPELNIVILAAGKGTRMYSQMPKVLHEIGGMPMLARVIDTAAALKPTQICVVVGHGKEQVLNTIKRDVVWAEQTEQLGTGHAVKTALPHLPKNGRTLVLYGDVPLTDTATLQTLLDAAGDGVGLLTDVLPDPTGYGRIIRNQEGNVVAIVEEKDANPEQKAVKETNTGILVLPNAKLENWLGRLSSNNAQGEYYLTDLIALAVSDGIAVTPVQVRASHLAAGVNNKIQLAELERIFQAEQAQELLKAGLTLRDPARFDLRGRLKHGQDVVIDVNVVIEGEVELGDNVEIGANCVIKNAKIGAGSKISAFSHLEDCQTGQDTRIGPYARLRPNANLADGVHIGNFVEVKNATLGAGTKANHLAYIGDATVGSKTNFGAGTIIANYDGVHKHHSRIGDEVRIGSNSVIVSPVTIGNRVTTGAGSAITQDCPEGKLVLARARQAVIEGWVRPEKEQK from the coding sequence ATGCATCCCGAACTCAATATCGTCATCCTCGCCGCCGGCAAAGGCACGCGCATGTATTCCCAAATGCCCAAAGTGCTGCACGAAATCGGCGGCATGCCCATGCTCGCGCGCGTGATCGACACCGCCGCCGCCCTCAAGCCCACGCAAATCTGTGTTGTGGTCGGCCACGGCAAAGAACAGGTCTTAAACACCATCAAACGCGATGTCGTCTGGGCGGAGCAGACCGAACAGCTCGGCACCGGCCACGCCGTCAAAACCGCCCTGCCGCACCTGCCCAAAAACGGCCGCACCCTCGTGCTTTATGGCGACGTGCCCCTTACCGACACCGCCACCCTGCAAACCCTGCTCGATGCAGCCGGCGACGGTGTCGGCCTGCTCACCGACGTATTGCCCGACCCCACCGGCTACGGCCGCATCATCCGCAACCAAGAGGGCAATGTGGTTGCCATCGTTGAAGAAAAAGACGCGAATCCCGAACAAAAAGCCGTGAAAGAAACCAACACCGGCATTCTTGTTCTGCCCAATGCCAAACTCGAAAACTGGCTCGGCCGCCTTTCCAGCAACAACGCCCAAGGCGAGTATTACCTCACCGACCTCATCGCGCTGGCCGTTTCAGACGGCATCGCCGTTACCCCCGTGCAGGTGCGCGCCTCCCACCTTGCCGCAGGCGTGAACAACAAAATCCAGCTTGCCGAACTCGAGCGCATTTTCCAAGCCGAACAAGCCCAAGAGCTGCTCAAAGCCGGCCTCACCCTGCGCGACCCCGCCCGTTTCGATTTGAGAGGCCGTCTGAAACACGGCCAAGATGTCGTGATCGATGTCAACGTCGTCATCGAAGGCGAAGTCGAGTTGGGCGACAACGTCGAAATCGGCGCAAACTGCGTCATCAAAAACGCCAAAATCGGCGCAGGCAGCAAAATCTCCGCCTTCTCCCACCTCGAAGACTGCCAAACCGGCCAAGACACCCGCATCGGCCCCTACGCCCGCCTGCGCCCCAACGCCAACCTTGCCGACGGCGTGCACATCGGCAACTTCGTCGAAGTCAAAAACGCCACCCTCGGCGCGGGTACGAAAGCCAACCACCTCGCCTACATCGGCGACGCCACCGTCGGCAGCAAAACCAACTTCGGCGCAGGCACCATCATCGCCAACTACGACGGCGTGCACAAACACCACAGCCGAATCGGCGACGAAGTGCGCATCGGCTCCAACAGCGTCATCGTCTCGCCCGTAACCATCGGCAACCGCGTTACTACCGGCGCAGGCAGCGCGATTACCCAAGACTGCCCCGAAGGCAAACTCGTCCTTGCCCGCGCAAGGCAGGCCGTGATCGAAGGCTGGGTGCGCCCCGAAAAAGAGCAGAAATAG
- the glmS gene encoding glutamine--fructose-6-phosphate transaminase (isomerizing), whose product MCGIVGAIRAKHNVVDFLTDGLKRLEYRGYDSSGIAVNAKGRIKRVRRVGRVQLMEDAAREKGVFGHIGIGHTRWATHGGVTEPNAHPHISGGMIAVVHNGIIENFEAERERLQGLGYTFESQTDTEVIAHSVNHEYAQNGGDLFAAVQAAAARFHGAYAIAVMAQDRPSEMVVARMGCPLLVAFGDQETFIASDVSAVIAFTRRIAYLEDGDIALLSANGIEKLTDKTGNPAERKVKVSELSLASLELGPYSHFMQKEIHEQPRAIADTAEVFLDGGFEPENFGANARDVFGQIRSIKILACGTSYYSALTAKYWLESIAKIPTDVEIASEYRYRDVIADPEQLVITISQSGETLDTMEALKYAQSLGQKHSLSICNVMESALPRESELVLYTRAGAEIGVASTKAFTTQLVVLFGLAVTLGKLRGHVSDDLARAYTEELRQLPGSIQHALNLEPQIAAWAQKFAKKDSALFLGRGIHYPIALEGALKLKEITYIHAEAYPAGELKHGPLALVDENMPVVVIAPNDSLLDKVKANMQEVGARGGELFVFADLDSNFAESAGVHVIRTPRHAGVLSPIVHTIPVQLLAYHAALARGTDVDKPRNLAKSVTVE is encoded by the coding sequence ATGTGCGGTATCGTCGGCGCAATACGCGCCAAACACAATGTCGTCGATTTTTTAACCGACGGCCTCAAACGCCTCGAATACCGGGGCTATGACTCTTCGGGCATCGCGGTCAACGCCAAGGGCAGAATCAAGCGCGTGCGCCGTGTCGGCCGCGTGCAGCTGATGGAAGACGCCGCCCGCGAAAAAGGCGTGTTCGGCCACATCGGCATCGGCCACACCCGCTGGGCGACCCACGGCGGCGTTACCGAGCCCAACGCCCACCCGCATATTTCGGGAGGCATGATTGCGGTGGTGCACAACGGCATCATCGAAAACTTCGAGGCCGAGCGCGAACGCCTGCAAGGCTTGGGCTATACCTTTGAATCGCAAACGGATACCGAAGTCATCGCCCACAGCGTCAACCATGAATACGCGCAAAACGGCGGCGATCTGTTTGCCGCCGTTCAGGCTGCCGCCGCGCGTTTTCACGGCGCGTATGCGATTGCCGTGATGGCGCAGGATCGGCCGTCTGAAATGGTGGTCGCCCGCATGGGCTGCCCGCTTCTGGTGGCCTTTGGAGATCAGGAAACCTTTATCGCCTCCGACGTTTCCGCCGTCATCGCCTTCACGCGCCGCATCGCTTATCTGGAAGACGGTGATATCGCCCTCTTGAGTGCAAACGGCATTGAAAAACTCACCGACAAAACCGGCAATCCCGCCGAGCGCAAAGTGAAAGTGTCCGAACTGTCGCTGGCCTCGCTGGAACTGGGCCCGTACAGCCATTTCATGCAGAAAGAAATCCACGAGCAGCCCCGCGCCATTGCCGACACCGCCGAAGTGTTCCTCGACGGCGGCTTCGAGCCGGAAAACTTCGGCGCGAACGCCCGCGACGTGTTCGGCCAAATCCGCAGTATCAAAATCCTTGCCTGCGGCACCTCGTATTATTCCGCGCTCACCGCCAAATACTGGCTCGAATCCATCGCCAAAATCCCCACCGATGTGGAAATCGCCAGCGAATACCGCTACCGCGACGTGATTGCCGACCCCGAGCAGCTTGTGATTACGATTTCGCAGTCGGGCGAAACCCTCGACACGATGGAAGCCCTGAAATACGCGCAGTCGCTGGGGCAGAAGCACAGCCTTTCGATCTGCAACGTGATGGAATCCGCCCTGCCGCGCGAGAGCGAACTCGTGCTGTACACCCGCGCCGGCGCGGAAATCGGCGTGGCCTCCACCAAAGCCTTCACCACCCAGCTTGTCGTGCTGTTCGGACTGGCGGTAACGCTGGGCAAACTGCGCGGCCACGTTTCAGACGACCTTGCCCGCGCCTACACCGAAGAATTGCGCCAACTGCCCGGCAGCATCCAGCACGCGCTCAACCTCGAGCCGCAGATTGCCGCATGGGCGCAGAAGTTCGCCAAAAAAGACAGCGCACTGTTTCTGGGGCGCGGCATCCACTACCCCATCGCTCTCGAAGGCGCGTTGAAACTCAAAGAAATCACCTACATCCACGCCGAAGCCTATCCCGCAGGCGAGCTCAAACACGGCCCGCTCGCGCTGGTGGACGAAAACATGCCCGTGGTGGTAATCGCGCCCAACGACAGCCTGTTGGACAAAGTGAAAGCCAATATGCAGGAAGTGGGCGCGCGCGGCGGCGAGCTGTTTGTGTTTGCCGATTTGGACAGCAATTTTGCCGAATCCGCAGGCGTGCACGTGATCCGCACCCCGCGCCACGCGGGCGTGTTGTCGCCGATTGTGCACACCATCCCCGTGCAGCTTCTGGCCTACCACGCCGCCCTCGCACGCGGCACCGACGTGGACAAGCCGCGCAATCTGGCCAAATCGGTAACGGTGGAATAA
- a CDS encoding NAD(P)H-dependent glycerol-3-phosphate dehydrogenase, giving the protein MNITVIGAGAWGSALAIHFALHGNRVSLWTRSREQTAAMQAERENTRYFPGFPFPPAITVHTELAQALSGSGLVIAATPVAGLRGAAEQIQAAGYGQLPILAACKGFELSTGLLPHQVLREILPANNRTGLLSGPSFAQELARQLPCAVVLASENEAWVSGLARELNTAILRLYANTDTVGVAVGGAVKNVMAIATGLSDGLGYGLNARAALITRGLAEMTRLAAALGAEQKTMMGLAGMGDLILTCTGALSRNRQVGLGLASGKPLAEVLAELGHVAEGVPAAEEVLKTARRLHTDMPVTQTLVELLRGELDARHVAERLMLRETKAE; this is encoded by the coding sequence ATGAACATCACCGTCATCGGAGCAGGCGCGTGGGGCAGCGCGCTAGCCATACACTTCGCCCTGCACGGCAACCGCGTCTCCCTGTGGACGCGCAGCCGCGAACAAACCGCCGCCATGCAGGCCGAGCGCGAAAACACACGCTACTTCCCCGGCTTCCCCTTCCCCCCCGCCATTACCGTACATACCGAACTCGCCCAAGCCCTGAGCGGCAGCGGCCTCGTCATTGCCGCCACCCCCGTCGCCGGATTGCGCGGCGCAGCCGAACAAATCCAAGCCGCCGGATACGGACAACTGCCCATCCTCGCCGCCTGCAAAGGCTTCGAGCTCTCCACCGGCCTGCTCCCCCATCAGGTGCTGCGCGAAATCCTGCCCGCAAACAACCGAACAGGCCTGCTTTCCGGTCCCAGTTTCGCCCAGGAACTCGCCCGACAGCTCCCCTGCGCCGTCGTCCTCGCCTCCGAAAACGAAGCCTGGGTGTCCGGCCTCGCCCGCGAACTCAACACCGCCATTCTGCGCCTTTATGCCAACACCGACACCGTCGGTGTCGCCGTCGGCGGCGCGGTGAAAAACGTCATGGCCATCGCCACCGGCCTTTCAGACGGCCTCGGCTACGGCCTCAACGCCCGCGCCGCCCTCATCACGCGCGGCCTCGCCGAAATGACCCGCCTCGCCGCCGCCCTCGGCGCGGAACAAAAAACCATGATGGGGCTGGCCGGCATGGGCGACCTCATCCTCACCTGCACCGGCGCGCTCTCGCGCAACCGTCAGGTCGGCCTCGGCCTCGCCTCCGGCAAACCGCTCGCCGAAGTCCTCGCCGAACTCGGCCACGTCGCCGAAGGCGTGCCAGCCGCCGAAGAAGTCCTCAAAACCGCCCGCCGCCTGCACACCGACATGCCCGTAACCCAAACCCTGGTCGAACTCCTGCGCGGCGAACTCGACGCCCGCCACGTCGCCGAACGCCTGATGCTGCGCGAAACCAAAGCCGAATAA
- the dnaJ gene encoding molecular chaperone DnaJ — protein MSNQDYYQTLGVSRSAGDDEIKKAYRKLAMKYHPDRNPGDKAAEEKFKDVQKAYDTLSDKEKRAMYDQIGHAAFEQGAGAGGFGGGFGGFGGAQGFDFSDIFSQMFGGGGGGARQQDYQGADLQYAVEITLEEAAQGTRRRITIPTHEECGVCHGSGAKPGTTASTCATCHGSGTVHIRQAIFQMQQTCPACHGSGKEIRDPCVKCRGEGRVKTAKTVEVNIPAGIDDGQRIRLSGEGEPGRNGAPSGDLYVVVHVKAHKIFERNGLDLHCELPVSFTVAALGGEVEVPTLEGKVKLTIPKETQTGRRMRVKGKGIKSLRSSATGDLYCHVLVETPVNLTDRQKELLEEFEKISTGLDRSQTPRKKSFWDKVEDKVNDLKNDLFS, from the coding sequence ATGAGCAACCAAGACTACTACCAAACCCTCGGCGTATCCCGCAGCGCGGGCGACGACGAAATCAAAAAAGCCTACCGCAAACTGGCGATGAAATACCACCCCGACCGCAACCCCGGCGACAAAGCGGCCGAAGAAAAATTCAAAGACGTGCAAAAAGCCTACGACACCCTGTCGGACAAAGAAAAACGCGCCATGTACGACCAAATCGGCCACGCCGCCTTCGAGCAAGGCGCGGGTGCGGGCGGGTTCGGCGGCGGATTCGGCGGATTCGGCGGCGCGCAGGGCTTTGATTTCAGCGACATATTCAGCCAGATGTTCGGCGGCGGGGGCGGCGGCGCGCGCCAGCAGGACTACCAGGGCGCGGACTTGCAATACGCCGTGGAAATCACTCTCGAAGAAGCCGCCCAAGGCACGCGCCGGCGCATCACCATCCCCACCCACGAAGAATGCGGCGTCTGCCACGGCAGCGGCGCGAAACCCGGCACCACCGCCTCCACCTGCGCCACCTGCCACGGCTCGGGCACCGTCCACATCCGCCAGGCCATCTTCCAAATGCAGCAAACCTGCCCCGCCTGCCACGGCAGCGGCAAAGAAATCCGCGACCCCTGCGTCAAATGTCGTGGCGAAGGCCGCGTCAAAACCGCCAAAACCGTGGAAGTGAACATCCCCGCCGGCATCGACGACGGCCAGCGCATCCGCCTCTCCGGCGAAGGCGAACCCGGCCGCAACGGCGCGCCCTCGGGCGATTTGTATGTCGTCGTCCACGTCAAAGCGCACAAAATCTTCGAACGCAACGGCCTCGACCTGCACTGCGAACTGCCCGTCAGCTTCACCGTCGCCGCACTCGGCGGCGAAGTGGAAGTGCCCACCCTCGAAGGCAAAGTCAAGCTCACCATCCCGAAAGAAACGCAAACCGGCCGCAGAATGCGCGTCAAAGGCAAAGGCATCAAATCCCTGCGTTCCAGCGCAACGGGCGACCTCTACTGCCACGTCCTCGTCGAAACCCCGGTCAACCTCACCGACCGCCAGAAAGAGCTGCTGGAAGAATTCGAAAAAATCTCCACCGGCCTCGACCGCAGCCAAACCCCGCGCAAAAAATCGTTCTGGGACAAAGTGGAAGACAAGGTAAACGACCTGAAAAACGACTTGTTCAGCTGA
- the argB gene encoding acetylglutamate kinase: MTTPNAPAALKAAVLSEALPYIRRFAGSVFVIKYGGNAMTEQHLKEGFARDTVLLKMIGIHPVIVHGGGPQINEMLEKIGKKGEFVQGMRVTDAETMKIVEMVLGGSVNKEIVSLINRSGGRAVGITGRDDRFIRAQKLLLDIPGQKSADIGQVGTVAAIDTALVRHIIAHGGIPVIAPVGEDENGAAFNINADLVAGKLAEEMQAEKLLMMTNTGGVMDKNGSLLPRLDTRRIAELTADGTLFGGMLPKIQSALDAATHGVKAVHIIDGRTPNALLLETLTDEGIGTMISA; encoded by the coding sequence ATGACCACCCCCAACGCCCCCGCCGCACTCAAAGCCGCCGTCCTGTCCGAAGCCCTGCCCTACATCCGCCGCTTCGCCGGCAGCGTCTTCGTCATCAAATACGGCGGCAACGCCATGACCGAACAACACCTCAAAGAAGGCTTCGCCCGCGACACCGTCCTGCTCAAAATGATCGGTATCCACCCCGTCATCGTCCACGGCGGCGGCCCCCAGATTAACGAAATGCTGGAAAAAATCGGCAAAAAAGGCGAATTCGTCCAAGGCATGCGCGTAACCGACGCCGAAACCATGAAAATCGTTGAAATGGTGCTCGGCGGATCGGTCAACAAAGAAATCGTCTCCCTCATCAACCGCAGCGGCGGCCGCGCCGTCGGCATCACCGGCCGCGACGACCGCTTCATCCGCGCACAAAAACTGCTGCTCGACATCCCCGGACAAAAAAGCGCGGACATCGGCCAAGTCGGCACCGTCGCCGCCATCGACACCGCACTCGTGCGCCACATCATCGCCCACGGCGGCATCCCCGTCATCGCCCCCGTCGGCGAAGACGAAAACGGCGCGGCCTTCAACATCAACGCCGATTTGGTGGCCGGCAAACTGGCCGAAGAAATGCAGGCCGAAAAACTGCTGATGATGACCAACACCGGCGGCGTCATGGACAAAAACGGCAGCCTGCTCCCCCGCCTCGACACCCGCCGCATCGCCGAACTGACCGCCGACGGCACCCTCTTTGGCGGCATGCTGCCGAAAATCCAATCCGCGCTCGACGCCGCAACCCACGGCGTCAAAGCCGTCCACATCATCGACGGCCGCACCCCCAACGCCCTGCTGCTGGAAACCCTCACCGACGAAGGCATCGGCACCATGATTTCCGCCTGA
- a CDS encoding helix-turn-helix transcriptional regulator, which yields MNRVRQFRKQKQLSQQALADLVEVSRQTVNMIENQDYNPTLSLCIRLAKVLDTDLNALFWEEEDEQIQP from the coding sequence ATGAACAGAGTTCGGCAGTTCCGCAAGCAAAAGCAGCTTTCGCAGCAGGCTTTGGCAGATTTGGTGGAGGTTTCGCGGCAGACGGTGAATATGATTGAAAATCAAGATTATAACCCGACCCTGTCTTTGTGTATCCGCTTGGCAAAAGTATTGGATACGGATTTGAACGCGCTTTTTTGGGAAGAGGAAGATGAACAAATTCAACCGTAA
- a CDS encoding murein hydrolase activator EnvC family protein has protein sequence MSTRFPAFPLLRCAAALVLAACASSSPSSSDGYYRVQRGDTLNRIAARFGQSPATLAKWNNLGDPSKIAVGQRLRVGRNAPAAAPHKPAERGSGSTLAPSNKLRFAPPTPNPVIARFGGGNKGIDFAGQSGDPVRAAAGGRVAYVGDGVRGYGNLVLIAHGNGVITAYAHNSRILVKKGQTVRTGDTVAAMGSSDAERVKLHFEVRISGKAVNPEPYLPPLKAASPVPFPAVPAASAPAAANPPAAPTVQPAPPAAVGTPAAPAVQAAPPMQNMPPEEAASAAAPVQ, from the coding sequence ATGAGTACACGTTTCCCCGCCTTCCCGCTTCTGCGCTGCGCCGCCGCCCTCGTGCTGGCTGCCTGCGCCTCGTCTTCCCCTTCCTCTTCCGACGGCTACTACCGCGTGCAGCGCGGCGACACGCTCAACCGCATCGCCGCGCGTTTCGGCCAAAGCCCCGCCACACTGGCCAAATGGAACAATCTGGGCGACCCGTCGAAAATCGCCGTCGGCCAGCGTTTGCGCGTCGGCAGAAACGCCCCCGCCGCCGCGCCGCACAAGCCCGCCGAACGCGGCAGCGGCAGCACGCTCGCGCCGAGCAACAAGCTGCGTTTCGCGCCGCCCACGCCCAACCCCGTCATCGCCCGTTTCGGCGGCGGCAACAAGGGCATCGATTTTGCCGGACAGTCGGGCGACCCCGTGCGTGCGGCAGCGGGCGGGCGCGTGGCCTATGTGGGTGACGGCGTGCGCGGCTACGGCAATCTGGTGCTGATCGCCCACGGCAACGGCGTCATCACCGCCTATGCCCACAATTCGCGCATTCTGGTGAAAAAAGGCCAAACCGTGCGTACCGGCGACACCGTCGCCGCAATGGGCAGCAGCGACGCCGAGCGGGTAAAACTGCATTTCGAGGTGCGCATTTCCGGCAAGGCGGTGAACCCCGAGCCTTATCTGCCGCCGCTGAAAGCCGCTTCGCCCGTGCCGTTTCCCGCCGTGCCTGCGGCCAGCGCGCCCGCAGCGGCCAACCCGCCCGCCGCGCCAACAGTTCAGCCTGCGCCGCCCGCAGCGGTCGGTACGCCTGCCGCACCCGCCGTTCAGGCCGCGCCGCCGATGCAGAACATGCCGCCCGAAGAGGCCGCCTCCGCCGCTGCGCCCGTGCAATAA
- the rpsI gene encoding 30S ribosomal protein S9, which translates to MNGKYYYGTGRRKSSVARVFLQKGSGQIIVNGRPVDEFFARETSRMVVRQPLVLTENAEAFDIKVNVIGGGETGQSGAIRHGITRALIDYDAALKPALSQAGFVTRDAREVERKKPGLRKARRAKQFSKR; encoded by the coding sequence ATGAACGGTAAATACTACTACGGCACAGGCCGCCGCAAAAGTTCGGTTGCCCGCGTATTCCTGCAAAAAGGCAGCGGCCAAATCATCGTGAACGGCCGCCCCGTCGACGAATTCTTCGCCCGCGAAACCAGCCGCATGGTCGTGCGCCAGCCCTTGGTTCTGACCGAAAACGCCGAAGCCTTCGACATTAAAGTCAACGTTATCGGCGGCGGCGAAACCGGTCAGTCCGGTGCCATCCGCCACGGCATCACCCGCGCCCTGATCGATTATGACGCCGCGTTGAAACCCGCCTTGTCCCAAGCCGGTTTCGTTACCCGCGACGCGCGCGAGGTGGAACGTAAAAAACCCGGCCTGCGCAAAGCCCGCCGCGCCAAACAGTTCTCCAAACGCTAA